Proteins encoded within one genomic window of Octopus sinensis unplaced genomic scaffold, ASM634580v1 Contig20072, whole genome shotgun sequence:
- the LOC115232231 gene encoding uncharacterized protein LOC115232231: MEGYEYLGVQEFNEIMEKEMKELPEGGIFPKTMIGVALKIDWMEKAVNPGAIASLRYGAGIIKWQKKELKKMDTKTRKRCHDESDHDWLLLLPKLLQCDNGDLNLAPSGLPSHESHLKVGAPVMLLRNLDPPKLCKGTRLIIQKLMQTVLGATILSGKASGEEVFIPKIPLIPSDTQIDFRRLHFPLGLSFAMNVNKAQGQTLEVVGLHLPGAAFSHGQLCVGCSRGGNPENLFNHAPNSKTTNVVYHEALQD, encoded by the exons ATGGAAGGCTATGAATACCTTGGTGTACAAGAGTTCAACGAGATaatggagaaggaaatgaaagagctaCCCGAGGGTGGAATATTTCCAAAGACTATGATTGGTGTTGcactcaaaattgactggatggaaaAAGCAGTTAACCCAGGGGCAATAGCATCACTTCGGTACGGAgctggaattataaaatggcaaaagaaagaactgaagaaaatggatacaaaGACAAGAAAAAG ATGCCATGACGAGTCCGACCACGACTGGTTGCTTCTACTTCCCAAGCTACTCCAATGCGACAACGGCGATCTCAA CCTTGCACCTTCAGGTCTACCATCGCATGAATCGCATCTAAAGGTTGGAGCCCCAGTTATGCTCCTGAGAAACCTCGATCCTCCAAAATTATGCAAAGGCACAAGACTTATTATCCAAAAATTGATGCAGACAGTGTTGGGAGCAACAATACTGAGTGGGAAAGCAAGTGGGGAAGAGGTTTTCATTCCAAAGATTCCTCTCATTCCTTCCGACACACAAATTGATTTCAGAAGGTTACACTTCCCATTGGGATTAAGCTTTGCAATGAACGTCAACAAAGCACAGGGTCAGACATTGGAAGTGGTTGGCCTTCATCTTCCAGGAGCTGCTTTTTCTCACGGACAGCTCTGTGTCGGATGCTCCAGAGGTGGAAATCCAGAAAATTTATTCAACCATGCACCCAACAGCAAAACCACAAACGTTGTGTATCACGAAGCCCTGCAAGACTGA